In Acanthochromis polyacanthus isolate Apoly-LR-REF ecotype Palm Island chromosome 9, KAUST_Apoly_ChrSc, whole genome shotgun sequence, the DNA window CTTGTTTTACCAACTCCTCAGATTTGTCAGCTGTTAAATCTGTTTATCAGTCATTCacacctagcctagccacgctagacccatgtttctgaaggcacaagggtctagggccgctcgacagggagggaggcgggctaaaaggttgtctttcaaatcactctgcagcaattgggtaggtatacaaccaatcagcgcaacgaataggctgacgtagttcttagagcgccggcggattgtggctaagtcccattagcttcccaaccagtggagccaactggtatattaaggatttgccatatcccgttggtgtaagtccaaatacgtctttcttctcaatgaaacacttcagtgccgtcctttgtttatctttcaaattgaattttagcttcaaatctttaagggctgtggccaaagctgagtcgaaagataactgtttattgtgagccggttgtttctgtcagaatcgtcacgcctctgtcgtcacttcgttacggcgccttctgactctacacttcatggtgattggtccggccagttttaggagcatccatccttgagccttatggagggtaactagacccaccctggcagagaattaaatttgttgccgtgggttgtctagcgccgCTAGGCTAATTCACAccagctcctcctgcagcagctacaacagtaacatgctgctgacacactaaTGATTCACTATTAGTTAATCCTGTCATATATAATAATGTATCAGTCAGAGGGACCAAACCAGCACTTTTACTGTAATATTTATCTAGATTTTGATGCAGATGCTGCTAATGACACGTTTACTTAAGTAGAAAGTTTCATGCAGAACTTTTACATGTAATGGAGTTTTCAGAGTTTCTTTTTAAGTAAATTGAACATCTGAAGTAAAGCTGCAATTATTAGCCAATTATCTGAACAATTGATTGACAACAAATTAATCTTTTTGGTAATTGATTCATCGTTCAgcagttttgtaaaaaaaataaaaattagctAATTTTTTCCACTCCCAGCCTCTTGCATATGAGtatgttctttttaaaatgtcttttatgaTGGTAGATGTCaggttatctttaaaaaaacattgtcaTCTTGGATTTTGAGAGTTTCAGTTGCAatcctgctgttttgtttgtcaggCAATTTGAATAATTCCCTTCATACTCTAGGAAATTATAAAGTTGTCACTTATTTGTatgaataaatgataaattcttgcatttaaatttaaacatcACCCCCATAAACATCacctttttaaaagaaaacgtgCTTTACAGTGAATTGAAAGCATCTCTTTAGCAGGAttcatcttttattttgcaggtCAGAACCGTGATCTTCCTCCTGTCTTCAGCCCTCCCAGCCTCCTGAGTCACTCTGGAGCTTCAGCATCTCCTGCCCTGGCAGAGGACCCTGGAAATGAGGCCCCACAGCTGACACGTAATCCTGCAGGCAGCGATGAAACCTCATATGAAACCTCAGCCCTCACCCAGACAGAAGGCTCAGTCCGTCCAGCGGAGACTGTGACAAATGCAGCGCTTAAAACCCACATGTTCACCTCGACCCCTGCAGCTCCCACATCTCCACATACAACCGAACCCTCTGTGCTGACTCCTCACCTCACTGCTGCTTCTCCTGCAGGTAATCAGCTTTTTGAACCTTTATGATCGCCAACATAAATTACGGTCATCTTTTCATCCATAATTCTAGATGTGCATCTGTAATTTTCCAATCCAGCGTGTTTACTCTGCCCAGACCAGagccttaaaataaaacatcccaCACGCTAAACGCTGCCTGTTTGCAAACAGACTCGTCTCAGACTCACTTCCAGGAACTCAGCTTCTCCTCCTGACCCCTGCTTGACTGGGGCCAGACTGAGAATAGGTGTCGTAACCTCATTTCAGAGATTCCCTCTGTAGATCAGATAAATATAACCCCCTCAGCTGATACAGCGTTGCCCGTTTGAAGAGCGCACAAACGACATGGCTTCCGGCCATCCAGATCACGCTGTCTTGTTCCCTCTGAGCCTGCTGTCGTCATCTTTTTGTCCTTGTACAGTAGCGTGGAGGTTGTCACTTGGCAAAAGCCACCGCTGGAGTTTCTCACTTAAGAGGCCGACAGTGTTCTCACTCATGTTTATCTGCTTCATAATTTAATCAAGAATTGTTGTCTTTTATGCTTTCTGTGTTGCATTCTTCTCATATAGAACCTTGACAACAAACCCAGCGGTTTGTCAGATGCctgtttgtttcttctgtcCTGCAAGCAGAAATCAATAGTGTCACCATGTACAAGGTTTCTGAACACTCTGCCTCCTCCTCAGGTGTCAGCAAGAGAGGTCAAGGTCATGTGAAgcaaaaataaagtcagtgcGCTACACATTCAGCTAATTTGtataaaatcagtaaaacaaTGATGAGAAAATTGATTTGAAGCTGCAACTAATAATTGTTTTCATATGTGACTGATGCAGATTATTTTTTCACTTGATTGACTTATTGTTCTGTAAAGTAtcaaaaatttgtgaaaaatatcCTTTCTGATAGTTAAgcggattttttttcccattatttGTCTTATCCAACCAGTAGTCAGAACTTCTTCAGATTCATTTTATCAGcaaatttttcatgtttcagaaattgctgatgctgttttttttcatctttttactACAAACTAAGCAGTAATTGATCATTAAAATGGTTGCAGTCTCAAAATTCACCCTTGAATTcgatcaaaacataaacaactaAAGTCATTTATATGCAATAAAGTAATATCTATTTGGCTATGCTTCtggtgtttgtatttttctggtCCCTAAGTTTAAAGGGGCACCTCTCTGATTTTACACATGAAGTTTAGGTTACAACCACACTAGTAGGTTTTCATTTTAAGacaccattttaaaatgaaattgatCTTTGTCTTGATTAACATTTTGCTATTTGCGAAATAATCTCTGTGCAAACTAACGCAACTGAAAATGCACATCACAAGTTTATTGATCTTGTTAACGTGTCTTTTTTATATGCTGGGAGACCCaccatgagtgaaataagccaTCAGCACCATAGTTGAGCATTTCCACCCTCAGACTGCGGTGAAGAGGGTCTCAAAAACATTGATTCAAACCTCCAATGATTCATACATAACAATCTTAAGGAACTTACTGTGCTAACTTTCAGGTTGGGACTTTCGGTATTGTTATCCTGCTTCAAAACTGGTTCCCAGATTGAACACGTATGAGTAGATTTCCTTGAGATTTAAGATCAAAACAAAGCCTACATTATGATCTGAAAGTTTGAATGACTATTAGAACTACAAGACTGCCTCTACTAGACTCACTATCCAAATGACAATGGCAGTTTTGGATACAGTGATGCTTAATCAAACAGTAGCTACTGGCATGACTTGCAGCTAAGAGCTCAAGATGGTGAAAAAACACTATGTGGATACCTGTTGTTTGTGTGCACACAGTGACATCCAGCACTACCATAATTATTATTCTGTTGATCACGTACATACAAATAAAAAGTGTGTTCTTAATTTGGTATTGTCAGGCAGGAACAGTGAGAACTGCAGGCTGTAAAACCAGCATCGTTAATGTCAGAGGGGCCGATCTATTCCTATAATCAGGGTGGTTAAGGTTACCTCTGGCTTCATTTCCTTTGAAGAATTCTCTGCACTGTTTTGAATTGATACAGCACTGCGCTCACCactttcagctgctgcagacatCCTTTCATCCACGCCGACGGCACCGAGCACCGCCTCTCTGCAGGACACCTCGACCACAGAGGGCAGGACACCCCTGACCAGCGAGTCCGTCACCACCTTTTCATCTCCGCCAGCCCACATGGGGAAGGATGCGAGCTCCACGGCCCCCACCTCTACCACACAGCCTCAGTCTGAGTCCCTGACCACAGTTAGCCCTCAGACCTCAACTCCTGGTCGAGCTCCTGCAGGGCCAACGCACCAGGAGGTCCCATCTGAGCTGAACGTGGGGGATGAAGGTAAGGTGATGGATGGCCAGGGAGAGTTTTCAACCCCTCAGACTGATTCATTGCACATTCAAAATTACATCTATTTCTGTCTTGTAGGCCTCAAGAGACCTCACTATCGCTCCAGCTCCCCTCTGGACCCCCTGCTGGCTGGTTTGCTGTCGGTGTTTATCGTCACCACTGCTGTCGTCTTCGTCGTCCTCTTCCTCAAGTTTCGCCAGCGGACAAACCACCCCGAGTTCCATCGACTGCAGGATTTACCGATGGTAAGATACAGTAAACCGCATTAAGGATGTTGAAGTGGTTGAAAGGCCATTCTGTCATCTTTTTACACACAAAGACAGTTTACTTGTCGTGGGGTGCGTACTCAGCTCGTGTAAAGTTGTACTCTGTAGCTTAAAAGTCAAACTAAAAAATCCCATATTAATGTCCTAAGAATATATCAGCTTTTCCATTAGATTCTTGATTTGTACCAGAAAGTGCTGTGTTACAAACTAGGAGGCTGGATTTGATACAAGTGGGCAAACCGGGGAAGGAAGGGTCCAATGAAGGTCATATTCTCTATAGAAAAGATGGACAAAGCCACCATGAAGTCATTAGTCGGTGTGTGGAGATTTGGCCATCACCATTTTAGTCTTTTGAAACCGGATGTAATAAATAAGCGATAGATCTGATTGAAGAACTCGAGAGCACTTCACATGGTGATACAGTAGCGACTTGTCACAAAGTAGGCTAACATAATCTGCTTTATCATGTATTTTTCCTGAATTGAACTATAGTTTCCAAAATAATCATCATGCTGTATCAAAGGAGACTTTAAAGTACTGACTCAGACCATTAACTGTTTAGGAAAATATTTACTGaagtaacaaatcaagtgagaagtaggaTCATTTTCTCACAGTGTCCTATACAATCAGACTTATTTTtccaaccagaggagtcgccccctactggccattagaaagaatgcaggtgtAAGGCACTTTTACATTTGATTAACTTTTCAAACCCAAATGTCAGGTCAaccttttatatacagtctggaAGTCTTTGAAGGATGCTGCATTTTGAATTGTGCCGCATCCAGATCAGCCAACTTTCCTCTTAGCACTATAGAAGGTTTGAATATCAACTGCgagcagagaggaaatgttGGGTTCAAAGTGGCCTCTCTGTCAGAGGTGGAATCCCTCTCAAGATGTGATTATTGAAAACAGACACAGTTCAGCTTAACTGAGAGAGAGACTAATGAATTCCCCACTTTTCAGTTGACAgttcatttgacatttattagTACATACATGGAGAGATTCTTGGAGGTGAAAAAGGAACAAACATGAAGTAAACTCACTTCAAGTGCAGCAGTATCATAGGTAATTTTCTCATTGACTTCCAATATGATCCCTTTTTGAAACAAGTCACCCCCTACTGGCCATTAGTAAGAATGCAATTCTGTGTGAGTTCCATATTTGCTTTACTTTTCAAAACTTGAGGTTCTGTCCGTTGTTAATCTGTGCTCATACTGTGATTTGCTATACTTCGCTGATTTGTTTTTAAGATATATTAATCCATGTGTACTTGCTCTACACCACAGTccagattttcttgttttgatcgTCTCCTCCAGGATGATCTGATGGAGGACACACCACTCTCCAGGTACTCCTACTGATGGAAGCTCCTACCCTGTCCATCCCTTCCAGCACTCAGAACAGAAGCAAACTGAACACCAAAGGAAGAATATTTTGGATGTAAGCAGAACCTTCGCCCTGAAGCAGCTGCATCTCTTCTGATGGGTTTCCTTTTGTCACTGAGTGTTTAGGATCTTGAAATGGGAATCTTTCAAATGGGAGGTTTCAGAGTCACTTCAACTTTCTTCCACATTCCCTTTAAAATTCTGGAGACCTTCAGTCTGGTGggaacttttctttctttcctgagTCCGATTAATTGCACCTCTGCACTCCTGACTGACTCCTCATGTACGCACAGCACTTTAATGTGGCACAAATGGTCACACCGCCCCCTAGGGGATATCTAAGGTAATGTGGATCAAGGTTGCATGAAGTCCTCCATAACATTACAGTATTACTGTTAtgataaatgtcaaaacaacCTCAGGGTATCGACCAAGAAATTAGACATTTGGAGACATAGAATGAATAAGGATAGGAAGTGCTTTGAGACACATGAGCAAGTTGACAAAATGTGTGTTCCCGGACCCACATATCTCTGAATTGAcataaaagtaagaaaaagtGCTTAAAAACAGCCCAACATAGCACTCATAACTGCAGTCATGCCCCACAGTTGGGGATGAATTCAACATGCTCAAGATTCTCTCGAGCCATATGACATCTCCAGCCATTTTGAAGAAACGCTCTCAAGTCAGCAGAACAATGCATCCACCATAGatgcaaaaaatacacattttcagGACAATAGTGCACCCAAGAGACGTGCATGTTTATATCAGGTTGTTATGTGAAAATTGGTTTCCCAAAAAAGGAGTCACATCAATCAAAGcaatcagaaatgcagaaatataTCTTTAAAACAAGCCAGGATGTACAGCAACTCCTGACGATGCCACAAATCAGCAAAAACGCAGAAAGCTAAAACACTATATAAGACACcgaaactgaaaatgttttgttcagaaaaatcatgatacATTAAAGAAACAATTCAGCTGCAAGACCAGAGATCCATGTCCTCATTCATTCTCAAAGGTGATAGTCTTTAACACAGTTATATTTTACGTTTGGATTGTTGAGCCTGATGTGAGTCCtcttgaaaatgtttgcatTAATACTAGATTTAAACATGCACATGTCTCTTAGTGGCCTTAATTATTACAGTGTGGAATTTTGTATTTCTATGTAGTTGTTATGCTTTTCAATGGGACACTTTAAGGAGCTTGTATCAGACGTGGGCTACGTATTGTATTATTTCTGTACGCTGCTGACTTGAAGGAGTGTCTTCAacaggatttctgttttcagtgtgCGAGACCCATCTCCAAAACAACTGTGCTCTATGATGCAGTTATGAGCTGTATTGTAGCCTGTATTTAAGCACTATGCCAGTTTATAATTATTGTATGTTGACAAATATCCTGGACTGCACAgaggcttggtggttagcactttttccCTGCAGTTAggagatccctggtttgtgtcccggccctcctgggatctttctgcttggcgtttgcatgttctccctgtgcatgcctgggtttctccggcttcctcccacagtccaaaaacatgctgaggttaattggtgattctaaattgtccgtaggtgtgaatgtgagtgtgattgtatgtgtagccctgtgatagacctgtccaggtgtcccctgccttcgtcctaagtcagctgggatagactccagccccccagcgaccctaatgaggattaagcggtgtaaagatgatggatggagaaaTATCCTTTGAAGCAAAAAAATCATTGCAGAGTTGATATGTGTATGGGAACTGGCTTTTTCCACTAAGCTGACGGTCTGGGATATTTGATTTTGTGCACCACATAGGAGACCAAgccagtggtgtgtgtgtgtgtgtgtgtgtgtgtgtgtgtgtgtgtgtgtgtgtgtgtgtgtgtgtgtgtgtgtgtgtgtgtgctgccttCCACTCAGAGTTGCCAACATGCCCCAACTATTTTGGAATATTGATTACGATCCCCGAGGTGACCAAATGTGAACAAAGTGCACTTTCAAACCAAATTGCCAGGTTGCACGTGTTGTCTTAAAGCAGAGCTCTTGCAGAAAATCTACACATGAAAATCAAGCCACTCGGCATTCAATTGTTCAAATTTATTTAACCTAAAGTACTTGTGGAAGTGGTTGCAGCCTTTATTGTGTAGTTATACGTGGTTATGGAAGTAGTCAGATGCAGGTATATAAATACTGAGTTTAGCTATTCTGGTTTTGATAATTAATGCTTATGCCACTAACAGCCACAGAGAGGAGACCTCGCTACACTAAATACTTTAATCAGGGCAAACTGTAAAGGTTAAACACACTGTTGTTTAATTTGCTGTAAAATTCATATATATGAAGAATGTTTAACATAAAGACAGTGAGAAAGCTGCATTGGGGGAGTTTGCTACCTGTGTTTGTATTAGGTGGAGTATCATGCAGATGTGCAGGAACTAAGTTATGTCAAAAGTTTTAACCTTGTGTTACTTTACCGTCAAGTGGCAATGGTGATGTGTGACAATATGCCTTCGAATTGTAAGAATTTATTGACTTAAAGATTTCCTGtttgataataaaatataaatcacCAGAGGGTGTGTCTGCTTAAATacatcagaaaatgaaaacctgTGGGCGAGCTCTTGAGCGTTATGCTGTCATTCTAATCTGTACAAAAGCCAGTTTCTTTTGTCCGATATGATTAAGTTGTGGGAGTGGCGTGCCCTCCACAGCTCTGTGGGGTTAGAGCTCCTGTCTGGACTCGCAATGCAGACTTTGGACAATCATTCAGCttcaaaaagaagacaaaagacagCCGCTCCCTTTACACACATACAACCCGACGTTAATATTCAATCAGTACCCATAAAACATCCAGCAAGAATGAGTTCATGGCCAATGTTGAAtatttaatgaacaaaaaactcAAGAAAATAACAGTTggaattaagatttttttttaattgacaaaaGCAATACATTTAACCATTTTTAGTAATTCACCAATATACAAAATCTGTTTGTCAGTTTGAAAAAACTAGAGTGATATTTTATCCCCAAGTGCATCAAACTTTGGGGGTAAGTTTCTCCTCTGGAACTGACTTTTGTAATACAGCATCTTCCCCATTTCATTGCAACAATACACATGATATTAAAAGTGCGTGGCCTGTTGGTTACAACTTCTAAATCAGGGTGGAGTTATGAAGACAAACTGACAGCTGCTGTGCATGATGGGAGTGCCAACCTGCGACACGACCAGTATCTACATTAGGTTTGTCTCTCTTCTGCAGAACCGGTCGGGTCACATGACAACACGAGCTTGGTATGACTTTGACTGTTATACCGGCCA includes these proteins:
- the LOC110950753 gene encoding mucin-17-like isoform X2, which encodes MRFGIQLVFCVSVLLTGASQTRGQNRDLPPVFSPPSLLSHSGASASPALAEDPGNEAPQLTRNPAGSDETSYETSALTQTEGSVRPAETVTNAALKTHMFTSTPAAPTSPHTTEPSVLTPHLTAASPAAAADILSSTPTAPSTASLQDTSTTEGRTPLTSESVTTFSSPPAHMGKDASSTAPTSTTQPQSESLTTVSPQTSTPGRAPAGPTHQEVPSELNVGDEGLKRPHYRSSSPLDPLLAGLLSVFIVTTAVVFVVLFLKFRQRTNHPEFHRLQDLPMDDLMEDTPLSRYSY
- the LOC110950753 gene encoding mucin-17-like isoform X1; protein product: MRFGIQLVFCVSVLLTGASQTRGQNRDLPPVFSPPSLLSHSGASASPALAEDPGNEAPQLTRNPAGSDETSYETSALTQTEGSVRPAETVTNAALKTHMFTSTPAAPTSPHTTEPSVLTPHLTAASPAALRSPLSAAADILSSTPTAPSTASLQDTSTTEGRTPLTSESVTTFSSPPAHMGKDASSTAPTSTTQPQSESLTTVSPQTSTPGRAPAGPTHQEVPSELNVGDEGLKRPHYRSSSPLDPLLAGLLSVFIVTTAVVFVVLFLKFRQRTNHPEFHRLQDLPMDDLMEDTPLSRYSY